One Methanocaldococcus villosus KIN24-T80 genomic window carries:
- a CDS encoding MFS transporter gives MDKNLFIIWVTTFVTMLGVGFIAPIIPIYAQTLGATNFEIGLIFGSFALARTLTQVPVGILSDIYGKKFFIVSGTFFYGLFTLLYNFVNTVFDLLIVRALTGAFSSFVTPVAGSYVAAIAPKDRLGEYMGIFNSAITLGFGVGPFIGGTLADIYGIKTPFYFCGFLGILAAIISYTKLEDIKFKKENCDKISLEFLKNKNFLYSFIINTSNVMMNAGIITYLGIYTIKYGISIAQIGSMIAGTNLLMAALQRSFGKLYDKLGKVVIIFGICIASCGVYFLSLSSSFWKIMFSLATVAIGISMCSPATTSIAVKDIPPYRKGGAMGIFTTSINIGMFLGSVFFGFLADIFGISGMFKASAMFSIIVGFICYLKIRE, from the coding sequence TGGGTTACAACCTTTGTGACAATGCTTGGTGTAGGTTTTATTGCTCCAATAATTCCAATCTATGCTCAAACTTTAGGAGCTACAAACTTTGAAATAGGTTTAATATTTGGCTCATTTGCATTAGCAAGGACTTTAACACAGGTTCCTGTAGGGATTTTATCAGATATTTATGGAAAAAAATTTTTTATTGTAAGTGGAACATTCTTTTATGGCCTTTTTACCTTACTTTATAATTTTGTTAATACTGTTTTTGATCTTTTAATTGTTAGGGCTTTAACAGGAGCTTTTTCTTCTTTTGTAACACCAGTAGCAGGATCTTATGTAGCAGCTATTGCTCCAAAAGATAGATTGGGAGAATACATGGGTATTTTCAATTCTGCAATTACATTAGGTTTTGGTGTAGGGCCTTTTATAGGTGGAACTTTAGCTGATATATATGGAATTAAAACACCATTTTATTTTTGTGGATTTTTAGGAATATTAGCAGCAATTATAAGCTACACTAAACTTGAAGATATTAAATTTAAAAAAGAAAATTGTGATAAAATCTCACTTGAGTTTTTAAAGAATAAAAACTTTTTATACTCATTTATTATTAACACGTCAAATGTTATGATGAATGCAGGGATAATTACTTATTTAGGAATATATACAATTAAATATGGAATAAGTATAGCCCAAATAGGTTCTATGATTGCAGGGACTAATTTATTAATGGCTGCACTACAAAGAAGTTTTGGAAAGTTGTATGATAAGCTAGGAAAAGTGGTTATTATATTTGGGATATGTATTGCTTCATGTGGAGTTTATTTTCTATCTCTCTCATCATCATTTTGGAAAATAATGTTTTCATTAGCAACTGTGGCCATAGGTATTTCAATGTGCTCTCCTGCAACAACATCAATTGCTGTTAAAGACATTCCACCATATAGGAAAGGAGGAGCTATGGGAATTTTTACTACAAGTATAAATATAGGAATGTTTTTAGGTTCAGTATTTTTTGGATTTTTGGCAGATATTTTTGGAATAAGTGGGATGTTCAAAGCATCAGCAATGTTTTCAATTATAGTAGGATTTATATGTTATTTAAAAATAAGAGAATAA
- a CDS encoding zinc metalloprotease HtpX: protein MSFLIQAKTYLLMAFLIGLIYAICLLLHIPPIFAIIIALIPNLIAYFLSDKIVLASYGARILDEHEMPWLHDIVRRVARKAGIPKPKVAIVPIATPNAFATGRNPENAVVAVTEGILNILSPEELEGVIGHEIAHIKHRDILLATIVATLAGAITYIAEWFMWFGHFFVSEEEENPLQIVATLLLIILAPIAATLIQLAISRQREFYADEDGARWTHPLWLANALAKLERSVELYPLKEGNPATAHLFIVNPFRGDFIAKLFSTHPPTEERIRRLMEMYKRGWR, encoded by the coding sequence ATGTCATTTTTGATACAAGCAAAAACATATCTATTAATGGCATTCCTTATAGGTTTAATATATGCTATTTGCCTACTACTCCATATTCCTCCAATATTTGCTATTATTATAGCTTTGATACCAAATTTAATAGCCTACTTCTTAAGTGATAAAATAGTTTTGGCAAGTTATGGTGCAAGGATCTTAGATGAGCATGAAATGCCATGGTTACATGATATAGTAAGGAGAGTTGCTAGAAAAGCAGGGATTCCAAAACCAAAAGTAGCTATTGTCCCAATAGCTACTCCTAATGCTTTTGCTACTGGTAGAAATCCAGAAAATGCTGTTGTAGCAGTTACTGAAGGGATATTAAATATTCTTTCACCAGAGGAGTTAGAAGGGGTTATAGGGCATGAGATAGCTCATATAAAGCATAGGGATATATTATTAGCCACTATAGTAGCAACCTTAGCAGGAGCAATAACATATATAGCTGAATGGTTTATGTGGTTTGGTCATTTCTTTGTTTCTGAAGAAGAAGAGAACCCATTGCAAATAGTAGCTACCCTACTATTAATAATCCTTGCCCCAATTGCAGCTACTTTAATACAATTAGCCATATCAAGGCAAAGGGAGTTTTACGCAGATGAAGATGGGGCTAGATGGACACACCCATTATGGCTTGCAAATGCTTTAGCTAAATTGGAAAGAAGTGTTGAATTATACCCTCTAAAAGAAGGAAATCCTGCAACAGCTCATCTATTTATAGTAAATCCATTTAGAGGAGATTTTATAGCTAAACTCTTCTCTACCCATCCACCAACAGAAGAGAGAATAAGAAGATTAATGGAGATGTATAAGAGAGGATGGAGATGA
- a CDS encoding methanogenesis marker 16 metalloprotein, whose product MKIVTVDKLKKMIRNNEDISEIDIVTTATCGIMSGTMAVFHIPFNDKFRKAEKIYLDGYKGFVGPCPNEYLGKVDAVFFRNGFLFKRLVKGEELEAKVLADNKYYNNIITINDLQKAEMIGTRMCFKNYSAITNLSDKPVKTIFHRLPLKRGEASFSGCGEFNPLENMVIKNEKDLIGKRALLNGADALILGFGTRASLEKPNLMISADMKEMDSYYLGGFLTGDGEEVFNTVAIAVDVKQHIEALKKLDKDIALPLVNIFGREIIDISNYGEVWENVDLRPKLHKDRCKNCKNCLAEEYCPTMAIKKINGEIKISKDCFGCGICSICPHGVFEIKLGSICGIPITCRQSDRKRALDLAKELKKRLEKSFIF is encoded by the coding sequence ATGAAAATTGTAACTGTTGATAAATTAAAGAAAATGATCAGAAATAATGAAGATATAAGTGAGATAGACATTGTCACTACAGCGACCTGTGGAATAATGTCTGGAACTATGGCAGTTTTCCACATTCCTTTTAATGATAAATTTAGAAAAGCTGAAAAGATTTATTTAGATGGCTATAAAGGATTTGTTGGACCTTGTCCTAATGAGTACTTGGGAAAAGTTGATGCAGTATTTTTTAGAAATGGTTTTCTTTTTAAAAGGTTAGTTAAAGGAGAAGAATTGGAAGCTAAGGTTTTAGCTGATAATAAATACTATAATAACATAATAACTATAAATGATCTACAAAAGGCTGAAATGATTGGGACAAGGATGTGTTTTAAAAATTATTCAGCCATAACAAACCTGTCAGATAAACCTGTTAAAACAATTTTTCATAGACTGCCATTAAAGAGAGGAGAAGCTTCTTTCTCTGGTTGTGGTGAATTTAATCCTTTGGAAAATATGGTTATTAAAAATGAAAAGGATTTAATAGGAAAAAGAGCTTTATTAAATGGTGCTGATGCTTTAATATTAGGATTTGGGACAAGAGCTAGTTTAGAAAAACCAAATTTAATGATTTCTGCTGATATGAAAGAAATGGACAGTTATTATTTGGGTGGATTTTTGACAGGTGATGGTGAAGAAGTTTTTAATACAGTGGCTATTGCAGTAGATGTTAAACAACATATTGAAGCTTTAAAAAAGTTAGATAAAGATATAGCATTACCTTTAGTAAATATTTTTGGTAGGGAGATAATAGATATCTCTAACTATGGAGAAGTTTGGGAAAATGTAGATTTAAGACCAAAATTACATAAAGATAGGTGTAAAAATTGTAAAAATTGTTTAGCTGAGGAATATTGCCCAACAATGGCTATAAAAAAAATAAATGGAGAAATAAAGATTTCTAAAGATTGTTTTGGATGTGGAATTTGTAGTATTTGTCCACATGGTGTTTTTGAAATAAAATTGGGATCTATATGTGGCATACCTATAACATGTAGGCAATCAGATAGAAAAAGAGCTTTAGATTTAGCTAAAGAATTAAAAAAGAGATTAGAAAAGTCATTTATTTTCTAA
- a CDS encoding nascent polypeptide-associated complex protein yields the protein MFPGKINPRMLKQMQKMMKDFGMDAKDLNVRKVIFIFDDEEWHFDEPKVQVMDVMGIKTYSLTGKPKKVKRDVKVEITEDDIKLVAEQCNVSYEEAKKALEECNGDIAEAILKLENK from the coding sequence ATGTTTCCAGGAAAAATAAACCCTAGGATGTTAAAACAAATGCAAAAAATGATGAAAGATTTTGGTATGGATGCAAAAGATTTGAATGTCAGAAAAGTTATATTTATATTTGATGATGAAGAGTGGCATTTTGATGAACCAAAAGTTCAAGTTATGGATGTTATGGGAATTAAAACATATTCATTAACAGGAAAACCAAAAAAGGTTAAAAGAGATGTTAAAGTTGAAATTACTGAAGATGATATAAAGCTTGTAGCTGAGCAATGTAATGTTTCTTATGAAGAAGCTAAAAAAGCTTTAGAGGAGTGTAATGGAGATATTGCTGAAGCTATATTAAAATTAGAAAATAAATGA